In the genome of Persephonella sp. KM09-Lau-8, one region contains:
- a CDS encoding cytochrome c oxidase subunit II, protein MTTSADVLFALKVVYTIYAVSIMSLVGWFAYRVTKKPDSYKTWLTPKVFYTYLATLVLIGVGIHIMTYNKIPWVAWELKKHKIPADREIHIVMKNQKFIFPEKTPITIKCGEVVKFNVVSEDLTYGFGLFRPDNSMVFQMQVVPGHNNELLWQFHEDGTFYVLSTEYSGPKGARMKVSDAFKVEGCNKKLSMEGRK, encoded by the coding sequence ATGACAACTTCAGCCGATGTATTGTTTGCTCTTAAGGTGGTCTATACTATCTATGCTGTTTCCATTATGTCTCTGGTAGGGTGGTTTGCCTACAGAGTAACCAAGAAGCCAGATTCATACAAAACCTGGCTAACTCCAAAGGTTTTTTATACCTATCTTGCCACTCTTGTTTTAATAGGAGTTGGTATTCATATCATGACTTATAACAAGATACCCTGGGTGGCATGGGAGTTAAAAAAGCATAAAATTCCTGCTGACAGAGAAATTCATATCGTTATGAAAAATCAGAAGTTTATTTTTCCTGAAAAAACTCCTATCACTATTAAATGTGGTGAGGTGGTTAAATTCAATGTTGTCAGCGAAGATTTAACCTACGGATTTGGTCTTTTTAGGCCTGATAATTCTATGGTTTTTCAAATGCAGGTAGTTCCCGGACATAATAATGAGCTGCTCTGGCAGTTTCATGAGGATGGGACTTTCTATGTGCTGAGCACAGAATATTCGGGACCAAAAGGAGCCAGAATGAAAGTCTCAGATGCTTTTAAAGTGGAGGGATGCAACAAAAAGCTTTCTATGGAGGGGAGAAAATGA
- a CDS encoding POTRA domain-containing protein yields MRKFFIFFLLTFLYAYGEGLKIVSDYPLPYNNLQEIYNKTKNINLIVELLKKTDDFLKIYVKGNTVYLKRKLYVKDVKIHGNRSFWRREILAITGIVESHSIDPKILHNIYIRLKKFYMDNGFPFAQVSVKADIDDEGNIYITLDIDEGGEKDINTFRVYTSIPVSEEFKKEMIKAIGLEKGDMFNLSAITAGLDKLQKFLYERDYYDSFVNLINFRPSGRNKVDIILFADLGMKYNLHFSGNKFFDEKQLRKQLTFAQNGFNYYQIVQSTKNIENLYRENGFLDVMVIPSYKEHFEENRTDIFFLIHEGDRYKIADINIKTDTKGINSFFEDIKGQFYEKEKIKEFLKKLKDKYYKEGYLNVNYSIKENIDRKSKTVSINISFNRGRKFIIKNVVVKNFSYRPQIKLPMPYDPHKILSLLDRVKSKLKDEGYFDGDAFLDIKMKPSNEIVESTVIIDVKKGVRYRQGITFIYGTRHLYPKMLINNLSHDEYYSRKEFDNELDFMYYTTLFDAINPYMKVDKKRKEVDKAYILHEDKRGSFQGSFGYNSEQKLKLTAALNLKNLFKYGFETSAYVERNDLGWYYRFTFGNKLLPKRTGLFLSYLKNYEYHSIFDLETQGFELKAQRKPNRWVQQTISVQYMKNKLKNQNIYSDDSFKTLKLQFAFTDDHKKPDTNPRQGYFLTGALTREFWDIDYFKIYATGRYYLSYSFFTWTQKISFGHVFKKNEKLPPSERFFLGGVSSFRGFGYEDIAGKNGQGGNTLLLINNEIRYPLFPSFNLFGFTFVDVGNIYEDFDQIGGKFRKTAGTGVYIPTPVGSFLLDVAFKLDKQPGESFYRLEFSINTLF; encoded by the coding sequence ATGAGGAAATTTTTTATATTTTTCCTTTTGACTTTCTTATACGCTTATGGGGAGGGATTAAAAATAGTATCAGATTATCCACTTCCCTATAACAATTTACAGGAGATATATAATAAAACTAAAAATATAAACCTGATAGTTGAGCTTCTCAAAAAAACAGATGATTTTCTGAAAATATATGTAAAAGGCAACACCGTATATCTAAAAAGAAAACTTTATGTAAAAGATGTCAAAATCCATGGGAACAGGTCTTTCTGGAGAAGAGAAATTCTTGCCATAACAGGTATAGTTGAGAGTCATTCTATCGACCCTAAAATCCTTCATAACATCTATATAAGATTGAAAAAATTCTATATGGATAATGGATTTCCTTTTGCACAGGTATCTGTAAAAGCTGATATAGATGATGAAGGAAATATTTATATAACCCTTGATATAGATGAAGGCGGAGAAAAGGATATAAATACTTTTCGTGTATACACATCTATTCCTGTCTCTGAAGAATTCAAAAAAGAGATGATAAAAGCTATAGGTCTTGAAAAAGGAGATATGTTTAATTTATCTGCTATAACAGCAGGACTTGATAAACTCCAGAAATTTCTTTATGAGAGAGATTATTATGATTCATTTGTTAATCTTATAAATTTTAGACCTTCAGGAAGAAATAAGGTTGATATTATTCTATTTGCAGACCTTGGAATGAAATATAATCTTCATTTTTCAGGAAATAAATTTTTTGATGAAAAACAGTTAAGAAAACAGCTTACATTTGCCCAAAACGGCTTTAATTATTATCAGATAGTCCAGTCAACAAAAAATATTGAAAATTTATACAGGGAAAATGGCTTTTTAGATGTTATGGTAATCCCTTCTTATAAGGAGCATTTTGAGGAAAATAGAACAGATATATTTTTCTTAATTCATGAGGGGGACAGATACAAAATTGCTGATATAAATATAAAAACAGATACAAAAGGAATAAATAGTTTTTTTGAAGATATCAAAGGCCAGTTTTATGAAAAAGAAAAAATTAAAGAATTCCTCAAGAAGCTAAAAGATAAATACTATAAAGAAGGTTATCTTAATGTTAATTACTCCATTAAAGAAAATATAGATAGAAAAAGCAAAACAGTGTCTATAAATATATCTTTTAACAGGGGTAGAAAATTCATTATAAAAAATGTAGTAGTTAAAAATTTTTCTTACAGACCACAGATAAAACTTCCTATGCCCTATGATCCCCATAAAATTTTATCCTTGCTTGATAGAGTAAAAAGTAAACTTAAGGATGAAGGTTATTTTGATGGAGATGCTTTTCTTGATATAAAGATGAAACCTTCAAATGAAATTGTAGAATCAACAGTAATAATTGACGTAAAAAAAGGAGTCAGATACAGGCAGGGAATTACTTTTATCTACGGAACCCGTCATCTCTATCCAAAAATGCTTATAAATAATCTCTCCCATGATGAATATTACTCCAGAAAAGAGTTTGATAATGAACTGGACTTTATGTATTACACAACCTTATTTGATGCCATAAATCCCTATATGAAAGTTGATAAAAAAAGAAAAGAAGTAGACAAGGCATATATACTTCATGAGGATAAAAGAGGCTCTTTTCAGGGTAGTTTCGGTTATAACTCAGAACAAAAACTCAAGCTTACAGCTGCTTTAAATCTGAAAAATCTGTTTAAATATGGATTTGAGACGTCAGCTTATGTGGAAAGAAACGATCTTGGCTGGTATTACAGATTTACATTTGGGAATAAACTTCTCCCAAAAAGGACAGGTTTATTTCTTTCTTATCTGAAAAACTATGAGTATCACAGCATATTTGACCTTGAAACACAGGGATTTGAACTTAAAGCCCAGAGAAAGCCAAACAGATGGGTTCAGCAGACTATATCTGTGCAATATATGAAAAATAAACTGAAAAACCAGAATATATATTCTGATGATTCCTTTAAAACCTTAAAACTGCAGTTTGCTTTTACTGATGACCATAAAAAACCTGATACAAATCCCCGTCAGGGATATTTCCTGACAGGTGCCTTAACCAGAGAGTTCTGGGATATTGATTACTTTAAGATTTATGCCACAGGAAGGTATTATCTGTCTTATTCATTTTTTACATGGACACAAAAAATAAGTTTTGGACATGTTTTTAAGAAAAATGAAAAACTACCCCCTTCAGAAAGATTTTTCTTAGGTGGGGTTTCCAGTTTTAGAGGATTTGGCTATGAGGATATTGCAGGTAAAAATGGACAGGGAGGAAATACATTATTACTGATAAATAATGAAATCAGGTATCCTTTATTCCCATCATTTAATCTGTTTGGCTTCACATTTGTTGATGTTGGGAATATTTATGAGGATTTTGACCAGATAGGTGGTAAATTTAGAAAAACAGCAGGAACAGGGGTCTATATACCTACTCCTGTTGGTTCATTTCTGCTGGATGTGGCATTTAAATTAGATAAGCAACCAGGAGAAAGTTTTTACAGGTTGGAATTTAGTATTAATACCTTATTTTAA
- a CDS encoding undecaprenyl-diphosphate phosphatase, protein MTIVESIILGIVEGLTEFLPISSTGHLILVSHLLGIKQTDAHKTFEVAIQLGSILAVVFLYKDRLFKDIELWKKLIVAFIPTGVLGFLLYKLIKSLFSPYIVSVMLVIGGIIFLIIEYLHRNKEYPIKSLEDVSYPKAFLIGVFQSFAMVPGTSRSGASIIGGLLLGLDRKVAAEFSFLLAVPTMFVATGYDVYKNYQVFQLDNWITLITGFITAFIFAVISIKLLLGFIKNHTFIPFGIYRIILGVIFLLVVLD, encoded by the coding sequence TTGACTATTGTAGAAAGTATAATTCTGGGTATTGTTGAAGGTCTTACTGAATTTTTACCTATATCCTCAACAGGACATTTGATACTGGTATCCCATCTACTTGGGATAAAACAGACAGATGCCCATAAAACATTTGAGGTAGCAATTCAGCTTGGTTCAATTCTTGCAGTAGTTTTTCTATATAAAGACAGACTTTTTAAAGATATTGAGCTATGGAAGAAACTGATTGTTGCATTTATTCCGACAGGTGTTCTGGGATTTTTACTTTATAAACTAATCAAATCCCTTTTCAGCCCTTATATTGTTTCTGTGATGCTTGTTATTGGAGGGATTATATTCCTTATCATTGAGTATTTACATAGAAATAAGGAATATCCTATAAAATCTCTTGAGGATGTATCATATCCAAAGGCATTTTTAATTGGAGTTTTTCAATCCTTTGCAATGGTTCCAGGAACATCCCGTTCAGGAGCTTCTATTATAGGTGGTTTGCTTTTAGGCTTAGACCGTAAAGTTGCTGCAGAATTTTCATTTTTACTGGCAGTTCCTACAATGTTTGTGGCAACAGGATATGATGTGTACAAAAATTATCAGGTTTTTCAGCTGGACAACTGGATAACGCTTATAACAGGTTTTATAACAGCATTTATATTTGCAGTGATTTCCATAAAACTACTACTTGGATTTATCAAAAATCATACATTTATTCCATTTGGTATTTATAGGATCATACTGGGAGTTATATTTTTACTGGTGGTTCTGGATTGA
- a CDS encoding cbb3-type cytochrome c oxidase subunit I: protein MKIKDILINGNNGGLDHEGLSPLQKITLRFVVVGLIFYGVAAIEGMLMRGQEITPLPFIDDSHFFAIMTVHPIVGIFGSTYLLVFGAFLFLVPYLMKKPIFSIKLANFTWIIMAVGTVLVWLSGFIYHYAPLYTIYWPLPVDFTQFNVVGAVMFVVGIAFIMIGTLAFIVNIYGTVFYTPKGQKKQPIKPLLMSAFGIDGFLNIVNKIRGKEPYVKEPPLSLPIVAIFRGTVDTFLDALVILGAGILILFFIGNQVFQWGLHYQSVDSLLYKNVFWWGLDLIADGLVLIYVAGTWYLLAMLITGRNLFMQNIARAALLLELIVSWAVWSHHLLSDQPQPEIMKLASGEMITAFELITQGLAFFITLTTLWLARPLRMTNELKFLLGGLLGFALAVPAGIIQADLGMNRVLHNTQWVAGAHFHVAILVGLTMTLYSAIYIMLPILTNNSVKLFSQKLANWHFWLHLLGGIGMGAFMGMAGIDGMLRRHVYTDGEFLGYMILAGICGAMLLAAWLIFMFNIIATIGLKGLIGIFKPSKLQKDVIVPETAAAVQKG from the coding sequence ATGAAGATAAAAGATATTTTAATCAATGGGAATAATGGTGGGCTTGATCATGAAGGTTTAAGCCCATTACAAAAAATAACCCTAAGATTTGTTGTGGTAGGTCTTATTTTTTACGGAGTTGCTGCCATTGAAGGAATGCTGATGAGAGGACAGGAGATAACACCCCTTCCTTTTATAGATGACAGTCACTTTTTTGCTATTATGACAGTTCATCCAATAGTGGGAATTTTTGGTTCTACTTATCTTCTTGTGTTTGGGGCATTTTTGTTCCTTGTTCCTTACCTAATGAAAAAGCCCATTTTTAGTATTAAACTTGCCAATTTTACATGGATAATAATGGCTGTTGGAACAGTATTGGTCTGGCTATCTGGTTTTATATACCATTATGCACCTTTATACACAATATACTGGCCTCTACCTGTTGACTTTACACAGTTTAATGTTGTCGGTGCAGTTATGTTTGTTGTTGGTATCGCTTTTATTATGATAGGAACTCTGGCATTTATAGTTAACATATATGGAACAGTGTTTTACACGCCAAAAGGACAGAAAAAACAGCCTATAAAACCTCTGCTTATGAGTGCGTTCGGAATAGATGGTTTTCTTAATATAGTAAACAAAATTAGAGGAAAAGAACCTTACGTAAAAGAACCGCCCCTTTCACTGCCTATAGTTGCTATATTCAGGGGAACTGTTGATACATTTTTAGATGCTCTTGTGATACTGGGGGCAGGTATTTTGATACTGTTTTTTATAGGGAATCAGGTTTTCCAGTGGGGACTTCATTACCAGTCTGTTGATTCTCTGCTTTATAAAAATGTTTTCTGGTGGGGATTGGATCTTATAGCAGATGGGCTTGTTCTAATATATGTTGCAGGGACATGGTATCTGCTTGCAATGCTCATAACTGGAAGAAATCTTTTTATGCAGAATATTGCACGGGCAGCATTGCTACTGGAATTAATTGTCTCATGGGCTGTATGGAGCCACCATCTTCTTTCAGACCAACCTCAGCCTGAGATAATGAAACTGGCATCAGGTGAGATGATAACAGCCTTTGAGCTTATAACACAGGGTCTTGCATTTTTTATTACTCTAACAACACTGTGGTTGGCACGACCACTTAGAATGACTAATGAACTGAAATTCTTACTTGGTGGGCTTCTTGGATTTGCTCTTGCTGTTCCTGCAGGAATAATACAGGCTGACCTTGGAATGAACAGAGTTCTGCACAATACCCAGTGGGTAGCAGGTGCACACTTCCATGTTGCTATACTTGTAGGTCTGACAATGACCCTTTACAGTGCTATATATATAATGCTTCCAATATTGACAAATAATTCTGTAAAGCTGTTCAGTCAAAAGCTTGCCAACTGGCATTTCTGGCTTCATCTATTGGGTGGAATAGGAATGGGAGCATTTATGGGAATGGCAGGAATTGATGGAATGCTTAGAAGACATGTTTATACTGATGGAGAATTCTTAGGATATATGATACTTGCTGGTATATGTGGTGCTATGCTTCTGGCAGCATGGTTAATATTTATGTTTAATATAATTGCCACGATCGGGTTAAAAGGTCTGATAGGTATTTTCAAACCATCTAAACTTCAAAAAGATGTAATTGTTCCAGAAACAGCAGCAGCAGTTCAAAAGGGGTAA
- a CDS encoding twin-arginine translocase TatA/TatE family subunit yields MFGIGFSELILIFVVALLVLGPKRLPEVAKTLGRFYREIRSTVDEVKEVVVEEPKPKHQHHQYIPPQINEEIELEEEKKEEMKEKLKGEKITFKKNQENEINESGNKES; encoded by the coding sequence ATGTTTGGTATAGGATTTTCTGAGCTTATATTGATTTTTGTAGTTGCATTGCTTGTTTTAGGCCCTAAAAGACTTCCTGAAGTAGCGAAAACCCTTGGGAGATTTTATAGAGAAATCAGATCTACTGTTGACGAAGTAAAAGAAGTTGTTGTTGAAGAACCTAAACCTAAACATCAACATCACCAGTATATTCCACCCCAGATAAATGAAGAAATTGAGTTAGAAGAAGAAAAAAAAGAAGAAATGAAGGAAAAACTTAAAGGAGAAAAAATAACATTCAAGAAAAACCAGGAGAATGAAATAAATGAGTCAGGAAATAAAGAATCCTGA
- a CDS encoding AI-2E family transporter codes for MGKYKIPVALVSLASIVIIIAGLKAAQDMVVQLLLALFFAIMFLPLFKFFNKKFPEWLSLTLVLLINLFFVYILALTVVSSVNEFKENLGVYQQKLSHYMEYGSIILEKAGIPTPPSIQLKFINPSFIFQFISNSLLSFGNILANAAFILILAAFILLESDIFSRKLKVIAKGKDAHKLVDQFFDSVIEYMKIKTIMSFLTGFLAWIVLAVLGVDFALLWGILTFLLNYIPTIGSIIAAIPPVIIALIDCGVWQAVVVAIWYITINMVIGNIIEPKLMGKGVGLSPLIVLLSLVFWGWVLGTVGMFLSIPLTIIAKMAFELKEETRWIAVLMDSKVREKT; via the coding sequence ATGGGAAAGTATAAAATTCCTGTTGCTTTAGTATCCCTTGCTTCTATAGTCATCATCATAGCCGGACTAAAAGCTGCTCAGGATATGGTGGTTCAGCTTCTTCTGGCTCTTTTCTTTGCAATAATGTTCCTCCCTCTTTTCAAATTTTTTAACAAAAAGTTCCCTGAATGGTTGTCCCTTACTCTTGTCCTTTTGATAAATCTGTTTTTTGTTTATATACTTGCCTTGACTGTTGTTAGTTCGGTAAATGAGTTTAAAGAAAATCTTGGGGTATACCAGCAAAAATTAAGTCATTATATGGAATATGGAAGTATTATACTTGAAAAAGCGGGAATTCCAACTCCTCCCTCTATACAACTTAAATTTATAAATCCATCTTTTATATTTCAGTTTATTTCTAACTCCCTGTTGAGTTTTGGAAATATTCTGGCAAACGCAGCATTTATTCTTATTCTGGCAGCATTTATTTTGCTCGAAAGTGATATTTTTTCAAGGAAACTAAAGGTAATAGCAAAAGGTAAAGATGCCCATAAGCTTGTTGACCAGTTTTTTGATAGTGTTATTGAGTATATGAAAATAAAAACAATAATGTCTTTTTTAACAGGATTTCTGGCATGGATTGTCCTTGCTGTTTTAGGTGTTGATTTTGCCCTTTTATGGGGGATTCTTACATTTTTATTAAACTATATACCAACAATAGGCTCAATTATTGCTGCAATTCCACCTGTGATTATTGCCCTTATAGACTGTGGTGTGTGGCAGGCTGTAGTAGTTGCTATATGGTATATAACAATAAATATGGTTATAGGAAATATTATTGAACCTAAACTGATGGGAAAAGGTGTTGGATTATCACCTCTTATAGTTCTTCTTTCCCTTGTATTCTGGGGGTGGGTTCTGGGAACGGTAGGAATGTTTTTATCTATTCCCCTTACTATAATAGCCAAGATGGCATTTGAACTGAAAGAAGAAACCAGATGGATTGCTGTTCTGATGGATAGCAAAGTCAGAGAAAAGACCTAA
- the tatC gene encoding twin-arginine translocase subunit TatC has translation MSQEIKNPEEFEAPITEHLAELRTRLLRSLIAIVIAMLAVFTKVDIFFEIFKEPLHKVFPDLKLVALTPTESFFTAFKIAFLVGFVIASPFVFYQVWKFIEPALYEEEKKLVVPFVFFTTVFFISGALFAYFGVLPLAIRFLLTFGYTQLDVEAMISVSSYISFVVRLILAFGITFELPVILSLLARLGLVTPETLSRFRPYFVVAAFVMAALLTPPDVVSQVFLAMPLIVFYEISIVMAKILYPRSERSKENQA, from the coding sequence ATGAGTCAGGAAATAAAGAATCCTGAAGAGTTTGAAGCACCTATAACTGAACATCTTGCTGAACTTCGAACCAGACTTTTAAGAAGTTTAATAGCCATTGTTATTGCAATGCTTGCTGTCTTTACCAAAGTTGATATATTTTTTGAGATATTTAAAGAGCCTTTGCATAAAGTATTTCCAGATTTAAAGCTTGTTGCCCTTACCCCTACAGAATCCTTTTTTACAGCATTTAAAATAGCTTTTTTAGTTGGTTTTGTTATAGCATCCCCTTTTGTTTTTTATCAGGTATGGAAATTTATAGAGCCTGCTCTTTATGAAGAAGAAAAAAAATTAGTTGTTCCGTTTGTATTTTTTACAACAGTATTTTTTATATCAGGTGCTTTGTTTGCATATTTTGGTGTTTTACCACTGGCGATAAGATTTTTATTGACTTTTGGATATACCCAGCTTGATGTTGAAGCCATGATTTCTGTAAGCTCATATATATCCTTTGTTGTCCGTCTTATCCTGGCTTTTGGTATTACATTTGAACTTCCTGTAATTTTATCCTTACTTGCAAGGCTTGGACTTGTTACACCTGAGACTCTTTCAAGATTCCGTCCATATTTTGTGGTTGCTGCTTTTGTGATGGCTGCACTCTTAACCCCACCAGATGTGGTCAGTCAGGTATTTCTTGCAATGCCTCTTATAGTTTTTTATGAAATCTCTATTGTGATGGCAAAAATACTTTATCCCCGTAGTGAAAGAAGTAAAGAAAATCAGGCTTAA
- a CDS encoding double zinc ribbon domain-containing protein: MNILNAIFPAKCILCDELFVYKTQNLFCEKCLNQIKKEDLKYCHSCGKKTENCQECFKQRKFDDIQVFRSKDKAITEIIYQLKINGYRNLAPQLAEIIKEDITTYTKTNKIDIITYVPVDKETLKEREFNHLEEILKCTFPKYLIVPLVEKVRKTPLQMELTAEERWKNLKGVFRLKNHDIKDKNILIFDDILTTGATMLNMYKTIKKGRPKKIYGYVIAR; the protein is encoded by the coding sequence GTGAATATATTAAATGCTATATTCCCTGCAAAATGTATTTTGTGTGATGAATTATTTGTTTATAAAACCCAAAATCTTTTTTGTGAAAAATGCCTGAATCAAATTAAAAAAGAAGATCTGAAATACTGCCACAGTTGCGGTAAAAAAACAGAAAACTGTCAGGAATGTTTCAAACAAAGGAAATTTGATGATATTCAGGTTTTCAGGTCAAAAGACAAAGCAATAACCGAAATCATTTACCAGCTGAAAATAAATGGCTATAGGAATTTGGCCCCACAGCTGGCAGAAATAATAAAAGAAGACATTACCACTTATACCAAAACAAACAAAATAGATATCATTACCTACGTGCCAGTTGACAAAGAAACATTAAAAGAAAGGGAATTTAATCATCTTGAGGAAATATTGAAATGTACATTCCCCAAATATCTAATTGTTCCTCTTGTTGAAAAAGTCAGAAAAACACCACTACAGATGGAACTTACTGCAGAAGAAAGATGGAAAAATTTAAAAGGTGTATTCAGATTAAAAAACCATGATATAAAAGACAAAAATATCCTCATTTTTGATGATATTTTAACCACAGGAGCAACAATGCTGAACATGTATAAAACTATTAAAAAGGGCCGCCCTAAAAAAATTTATGGCTATGTAATTGCAAGATGA
- a CDS encoding sensor domain-containing diguanylate cyclase, with protein MNIEKDLFQQLIEKAPIGILVQCDGRIIFVNKTLKKMLGITDIQDLWLKDIILPESRRALLQIYRAISKSHKDKRELKIKTVSGKILWVEVITEEIKLDGKRCSISGLIDITDKKNLERQLRKLATIDRLTGIYNRYAFEKFLEEEISRAERYGTNFALIMFDIDNFKKINDTYGHQTGDIILKKISQIVKENIRKSDIFGRWGGEEFMIILPVKNINEASKVAEKIRKKIEEYKFPKVNRVTISAGVTMYKNGDILKSIIRRVDTALYMAKKSGKNKVVAV; from the coding sequence ATGAATATTGAAAAGGATCTTTTCCAGCAATTAATTGAAAAAGCTCCCATTGGAATTCTGGTTCAGTGTGATGGGAGGATTATTTTTGTAAATAAAACATTAAAAAAGATGTTAGGGATTACAGATATACAGGATTTATGGCTTAAAGACATTATTCTTCCAGAAAGCCGCCGAGCTTTACTTCAGATTTACAGGGCTATTTCAAAAAGTCATAAAGATAAAAGGGAGCTTAAAATAAAAACCGTTTCAGGCAAAATTTTATGGGTTGAGGTTATTACTGAAGAAATAAAACTTGATGGAAAAAGATGCAGTATCAGTGGTCTTATAGATATAACCGATAAGAAAAATTTAGAAAGACAGCTCAGGAAACTTGCCACAATAGATAGATTAACAGGTATTTATAACAGATATGCTTTTGAGAAATTCCTTGAGGAAGAAATAAGTAGAGCAGAAAGATATGGAACTAACTTTGCCCTAATCATGTTTGATATTGACAACTTTAAAAAAATAAATGATACCTATGGTCATCAAACAGGAGATATAATTTTGAAAAAAATATCTCAGATAGTTAAAGAAAACATAAGAAAATCAGATATTTTTGGTAGATGGGGAGGAGAAGAATTTATGATAATTTTACCTGTTAAAAATATAAATGAAGCTTCCAAGGTTGCAGAAAAAATAAGAAAGAAAATAGAAGAATATAAATTTCCCAAAGTTAACAGAGTAACAATAAGTGCAGGTGTAACAATGTATAAAAATGGAGATATTCTAAAGTCTATAATAAGAAGAGTTGATACTGCTCTTTATATGGCCAAAAAATCAGGTAAAAATAAAGTTGTTGCAGTCTGA
- a CDS encoding type II toxin-antitoxin system PemK/MazF family toxin, protein MVNIKQYSIWLVNLDPTIGSEIKKVRPAVVISPNEMNDVLNTVIIAPMTTKIRDWPTRVLINFQGRKGEIALDQIRTIDKRRLIKELGYLDNSTILKVKLVLKEMLID, encoded by the coding sequence ATGGTAAATATCAAACAGTATTCTATTTGGCTGGTTAATTTAGACCCTACCATTGGTTCAGAAATAAAGAAAGTTAGACCTGCTGTTGTAATTTCCCCTAATGAAATGAATGATGTTTTAAATACGGTCATAATAGCTCCTATGACTACAAAAATAAGAGATTGGCCTACAAGAGTTTTGATTAATTTTCAAGGAAGGAAAGGAGAAATTGCTTTAGACCAAATAAGAACCATTGATAAAAGAAGATTAATAAAGGAATTAGGTTATTTAGACAACTCCACAATTTTAAAAGTAAAATTGGTTTTAAAAGAAATGCTAATAGATTGA
- the thiD gene encoding bifunctional hydroxymethylpyrimidine kinase/phosphomethylpyrimidine kinase, with protein sequence MKKALTIAGSDNSGGAGIQADLKVFSAFGIYGMSAITAITVQNSLGVINTYPVEPEILYSQISSVAEDIGIDAAKTGMLMNKENVEVVYKTQQKYKFPLIVDTVIKSKNGRFLLEEDAIEIFIQKIIPISLIITPNKDEAEVITGIKISSIEDMKKAATEIKKMGAETVIIKGGHLPQDRTVTDVVLYNDEFIFLTYPFVDTQNTHGTGCTFSAAITALIAKGMESLKAIRIARAYVQGAIENSLKTGKGTGSLNHFWTVM encoded by the coding sequence ATGAAAAAAGCCCTGACAATAGCAGGTTCAGATAATAGCGGAGGCGCAGGAATTCAGGCTGATTTGAAAGTTTTTTCTGCCTTTGGTATCTATGGAATGTCAGCCATCACTGCTATTACAGTTCAAAACAGTCTTGGTGTAATTAACACCTATCCTGTTGAGCCTGAAATTCTATATTCCCAGATATCATCTGTGGCTGAAGATATCGGAATAGATGCTGCAAAAACAGGAATGTTAATGAACAAAGAAAATGTTGAGGTTGTTTACAAAACCCAGCAAAAATATAAATTTCCTCTAATCGTTGACACTGTAATAAAATCCAAAAATGGCCGATTTCTTCTTGAAGAAGATGCTATAGAAATATTTATCCAGAAAATAATACCCATAAGCCTGATAATCACACCTAACAAAGATGAAGCAGAAGTGATAACAGGTATAAAAATATCCTCAATAGAGGATATGAAAAAGGCAGCAACAGAGATTAAAAAAATGGGAGCAGAGACGGTCATAATAAAAGGGGGTCATCTCCCACAGGATAGAACAGTTACTGATGTTGTTTTATACAATGATGAATTTATCTTTCTTACATACCCATTTGTTGATACCCAAAACACCCATGGAACAGGTTGCACATTTTCAGCAGCAATCACAGCTTTAATAGCAAAAGGTATGGAATCTTTAAAAGCCATACGTATAGCCAGAGCCTATGTGCAGGGGGCTATTGAAAACTCCCTGAAAACAGGTAAAGGCACAGGTAGCTTAAATCATTTCTGGACAGTGATGTGA